The following are from one region of the Pseudodesulfovibrio piezophilus C1TLV30 genome:
- a CDS encoding DeoR/GlpR family transcriptional regulator: protein MSYMDKKQEHRGKHASVRTRHNQIIELVREQGFIAIGTLAGHFSVTPQTIRRDINTLSKRGLLQRHHGGAGPIYSTENVDYTDRKVLCLREKQIIAQLVAKHIPSRSSLFINMGTTTEEVAKALIHHKWLRVITNNLNVAKTLSGNSDIEVIVTGGLVRPKDCGIVGEAAIDFIRQFKVDYGIIGISGVDMDGTLLDFDYREVTAARSIIENSRKVFLVTDHTKFGRNAMVRLGNIQEVDAMFTDKHPPLELMEVMRHHDIDLHVGTGERSL, encoded by the coding sequence ATGTCATATATGGACAAGAAGCAGGAGCACAGGGGAAAGCATGCCTCAGTTCGCACCCGACACAACCAGATAATAGAGCTTGTCAGGGAACAGGGTTTTATTGCCATAGGGACCTTGGCAGGCCACTTCTCCGTCACGCCGCAAACCATCAGACGAGATATCAATACCCTGAGTAAACGAGGACTTCTCCAACGTCATCATGGTGGGGCAGGTCCCATATACAGTACCGAGAACGTGGATTACACGGATCGCAAGGTTCTCTGCCTCAGAGAAAAACAAATCATTGCACAGCTCGTGGCAAAGCACATTCCCTCACGGTCATCCCTCTTCATTAATATGGGAACCACTACCGAAGAAGTTGCTAAGGCACTGATACACCATAAATGGCTCAGAGTTATTACCAACAACCTCAATGTGGCAAAAACATTAAGTGGTAACAGTGATATTGAAGTCATAGTAACCGGAGGACTGGTTCGCCCCAAAGACTGCGGTATAGTCGGAGAGGCTGCAATTGATTTTATACGCCAGTTCAAGGTGGACTATGGCATCATCGGCATCAGCGGAGTCGATATGGACGGCACTCTCTTGGACTTCGACTACAGAGAGGTTACTGCAGCAAGATCCATCATTGAAAACTCACGAAAAGTATTCCTTGTGACCGACCATACGAAATTTGGCAGAAATGCCATGGTTCGTCTTGGCAATATCCAGGAAGTTGATGCCATGTTTACAGACAAACATCCTCCGCTCGAATTGATGGAGGTCATGCGGCATCACGACATAGATCTGCATGTCGGGACAGGTGAGAGAAGCCTGTAG
- a CDS encoding ABC transporter ATP-binding protein, with amino-acid sequence MGLQLHGVSKRVGQEVHLKDIDLEFESGSRYVILGRTLAGKTSLLRIMAGLDRPSTGRVLADGQDVTGVSVRKRSVAMVYQQFINYPSQTIYENIASPLKIHGLDKSEIDNRVRNTARMLHIDGMLGRLPAELSGGQQQRTAIARALVKNVDLLLLDEPLVNLDYKLREELRDELQKIFIQRDSVVVYTTTEPTEALMLGGHVIVMHEGKVLQVGPTAEVYQNPATTQVAEVFSDPPINFMHGDIHQGQVNIGESLSFKAPPAMNDLPPGSYTFGIRSSQLNLTCPSDKCASIAGEIGLSEINGSETFIHFTYGKDSLVVQENGIHSVKVGNRVKAYINPGSFYVFNGAGKLMTSPDNA; translated from the coding sequence ATGGGCTTGCAACTTCACGGCGTCAGCAAAAGAGTAGGACAAGAAGTCCACCTTAAAGACATTGATCTCGAGTTTGAATCGGGTTCACGATATGTCATTCTTGGTCGAACACTCGCTGGAAAAACATCCTTACTCAGAATCATGGCCGGTCTTGATCGCCCAAGCACCGGTCGAGTCCTGGCCGACGGTCAAGATGTCACTGGTGTCTCAGTTCGTAAACGCAGTGTAGCTATGGTCTACCAGCAATTCATCAACTACCCTTCCCAGACTATATACGAAAACATCGCCTCTCCCTTGAAAATTCATGGTCTGGATAAGAGCGAAATAGACAACCGAGTCCGGAATACCGCCCGCATGCTTCACATAGACGGCATGCTGGGCCGACTCCCTGCGGAATTATCAGGAGGTCAACAGCAACGGACAGCCATAGCTCGCGCACTGGTCAAAAATGTCGACCTTCTCTTACTGGACGAACCTTTGGTTAATTTAGATTACAAACTTCGAGAAGAATTACGTGATGAGCTACAAAAAATTTTCATCCAACGTGACTCTGTGGTGGTCTACACCACGACAGAACCGACTGAAGCATTAATGCTCGGGGGACATGTCATCGTCATGCATGAAGGTAAAGTGCTCCAAGTTGGGCCTACTGCTGAGGTATATCAAAATCCAGCAACCACTCAGGTTGCCGAAGTTTTCAGTGATCCACCAATCAATTTCATGCATGGTGACATCCATCAAGGTCAGGTCAATATAGGAGAAAGTCTTAGCTTCAAAGCTCCCCCTGCCATGAATGACTTACCTCCGGGAAGTTATACTTTTGGTATCCGGTCAAGCCAACTGAATCTCACCTGTCCAAGTGACAAATGTGCCTCCATTGCTGGTGAGATCGGATTAAGCGAAATCAACGGCTCCGAAACCTTTATCCATTTTACTTATGGGAAAGATTCTCTTGTCGTTCAGGAGAACGGCATTCACTCCGTCAAAGTGGGGAATCGGGTCAAAGCATATATCAACCCCGGATCCTTTTATGTCTTCAACGGAGCAGGCAAGCTTATGACTTCGCCTGACAATGCATAA
- a CDS encoding ABC transporter ATP-binding protein, which translates to MARIELNEIKHSYHSHPSNEDDFALKRIHTTWEDGGAYALLGPSGCGKTTMLNIISGLLKPSHGSIHYDDVDVSYMQPEQRNIAQVFQFPVLYDTMTVYENLAFPLKNRKVPSEEVNNRVLEIAEALDLTQDLHKRAAGLSADAKQKISLGRGLVRKDVAAILFDEPLTVIDPHLKWDLRRKLKEIHKEFKLTMIYVTHDQVEAMTFADQIVVMYEGEIVQMGTPEELFENPEHTFVGYFIGSPGMNFIECTLDGTSAQLEETVIPLLPAYAEKATKKGGKIKIGVRPMYVEIFDNIIEGGIHAEIISIEDQGFCKIITAQFGENQVKARVDENRILSKGPCCLFFPPEKTKLYCDERLIK; encoded by the coding sequence ATGGCGCGCATCGAACTCAATGAAATTAAGCACAGTTACCACTCTCATCCATCGAATGAAGATGATTTCGCTCTAAAACGCATCCACACAACATGGGAAGACGGTGGCGCATACGCTCTGCTCGGCCCTTCCGGTTGTGGTAAAACAACGATGCTCAATATCATCTCAGGCCTTCTCAAGCCATCACATGGATCAATTCATTATGATGATGTCGATGTCTCATACATGCAACCGGAACAAAGAAACATTGCCCAAGTTTTTCAATTCCCTGTTTTGTATGACACAATGACCGTATATGAAAATTTGGCCTTCCCGTTGAAGAATAGAAAGGTTCCCTCTGAAGAAGTGAACAATCGAGTTCTGGAAATAGCAGAAGCGCTTGATTTGACACAAGACCTTCATAAAAGGGCAGCGGGACTTTCCGCTGATGCAAAACAAAAAATATCGCTTGGCCGGGGCTTGGTGAGAAAAGATGTTGCCGCAATTCTATTCGACGAACCTCTGACAGTGATCGATCCACATCTCAAATGGGATCTTCGTCGCAAACTCAAAGAGATACACAAAGAATTCAAGCTTACCATGATCTATGTCACCCATGATCAGGTAGAAGCAATGACCTTCGCAGATCAGATAGTCGTCATGTATGAGGGTGAGATCGTTCAGATGGGTACCCCTGAAGAATTATTTGAGAACCCGGAGCACACCTTTGTTGGGTATTTCATCGGCAGTCCAGGAATGAATTTTATTGAATGTACACTCGATGGTACTTCAGCTCAACTCGAAGAAACCGTCATCCCTCTCTTACCTGCCTATGCCGAGAAGGCTACGAAAAAAGGCGGCAAAATCAAAATAGGCGTTCGTCCCATGTATGTTGAAATCTTTGATAACATTATCGAAGGCGGCATCCATGCTGAAATTATAAGCATTGAAGATCAGGGATTTTGCAAAATCATTACAGCCCAATTCGGTGAAAATCAGGTCAAAGCTCGTGTTGATGAGAACAGAATCCTTTCAAAAGGTCCTTGCTGTCTTTTCTTTCCGCCGGAAAAAACAAAACTCTACTGTGACGAACGTCTGATCAAATAA
- a CDS encoding carbohydrate ABC transporter permease, with amino-acid sequence MNKWENNRAWFLVLPVFVIVAFSAIIPLMTVVNYSVQDIFGPGQRLFVGIEWFKEVLLDQRLHDALFKQLAFSCLVLLIEMPLGIIIALMMPKKGWASSACLVILALPLLIPWNVIGTIWIIFTRPDIGLFGALINSAGITFDHTASSVDAWITLMLMEVWHWTPLVALLAYAGLRAIPEAYYQAAKIDGASSWAIFRFIQLPKMRGVLTIALLLRFMDSFLIYAEPFVLTGGGPGNATTFLSIYLVKIAVGQFDLGPAAAFSLIYFLIILLFCWLFYQALQAVGTGDKS; translated from the coding sequence ATGAATAAATGGGAAAACAATAGAGCATGGTTCCTCGTCCTTCCCGTCTTCGTCATTGTCGCTTTCAGTGCAATTATACCACTCATGACGGTCGTCAATTATTCCGTTCAAGATATTTTCGGGCCAGGCCAACGGCTTTTCGTTGGCATAGAGTGGTTTAAAGAAGTTCTTCTCGACCAACGTCTTCATGACGCTTTATTCAAACAACTCGCTTTCTCATGTTTGGTATTACTCATTGAAATGCCCCTTGGGATCATTATCGCACTGATGATGCCCAAGAAAGGATGGGCTTCATCAGCCTGTCTCGTCATCCTTGCCCTTCCGCTCCTCATTCCCTGGAATGTAATCGGAACTATATGGATAATATTCACTCGACCCGACATCGGACTTTTCGGCGCTCTCATCAACAGCGCAGGAATTACCTTCGATCATACTGCAAGTTCCGTTGATGCCTGGATAACACTGATGCTCATGGAGGTCTGGCATTGGACACCTCTTGTTGCCCTACTAGCCTATGCAGGACTTCGAGCCATTCCCGAAGCATATTATCAGGCAGCCAAAATCGATGGAGCTTCCTCGTGGGCAATCTTCCGTTTTATCCAATTACCAAAGATGCGTGGAGTACTCACTATTGCTCTTTTACTTCGTTTCATGGACAGCTTTCTCATCTATGCCGAACCTTTTGTCCTCACTGGTGGGGGACCGGGGAATGCAACAACATTCCTATCCATTTATCTGGTCAAAATTGCGGTCGGACAATTCGACCTCGGTCCGGCTGCAGCATTCTCTCTCATTTACTTTCTCATAATACTACTCTTCTGCTGGCTCTTCTATCAAGCATTGCAGGCAGTTGGTACGGGGGACAAATCATGA
- a CDS encoding carbohydrate ABC transporter permease, whose translation MTFKKRHIGLLFYLILLFLPIYWMLNMSLRTNADIMNTFALFPGHPTLENYMKIFTDSSWYSGYINSIIYVTINTVISLLSALPAAYAFSRYKFIGDKHVFFWLLTNRMAPPAVFLLPFFQLYSTFNLIDTHFAVALSHCLFNVPLAVWILEGFMSGVPREIDETAFIDGYSFPRFFIRVFIPLIRAGIGVTAFFCFMFSWVELLLARTLTTTAAKPIAATMTRTVSATGLDWGLLAAAGILTIVPGALVIWFVRNHLAKGFALGRV comes from the coding sequence ATGACATTCAAAAAACGCCACATAGGACTGTTATTCTATCTGATCCTGCTTTTTTTGCCCATCTACTGGATGCTCAACATGTCATTGCGCACAAATGCTGACATAATGAACACCTTTGCCTTGTTCCCAGGTCACCCGACCCTTGAAAACTATATGAAGATTTTTACGGATTCTTCATGGTATTCCGGCTATATCAACTCGATCATTTATGTAACCATCAACACTGTTATTTCTCTTCTGTCCGCTTTACCTGCCGCGTACGCGTTTTCACGCTACAAATTCATAGGCGACAAACATGTCTTCTTCTGGCTTCTGACAAATAGAATGGCCCCGCCTGCTGTCTTCCTGCTGCCCTTCTTCCAACTCTATTCCACATTCAATCTCATCGACACCCACTTCGCCGTCGCTCTTTCGCATTGCCTGTTTAATGTACCTCTCGCAGTCTGGATTCTTGAAGGATTCATGTCTGGTGTTCCACGCGAAATAGACGAAACCGCATTCATCGACGGATACAGTTTCCCTCGCTTTTTCATCCGGGTTTTCATTCCCCTCATCCGAGCAGGAATTGGTGTGACTGCATTCTTTTGCTTCATGTTCAGTTGGGTGGAACTGTTACTCGCCCGGACGCTCACAACCACTGCGGCAAAGCCCATAGCCGCAACCATGACACGGACAGTCAGCGCAACTGGTCTTGATTGGGGATTATTGGCAGCAGCCGGAATCCTGACCATCGTTCCTGGTGCACTTGTCATCTGGTTTGTCCGCAATCACCTCGCCAAGGGGTTTGCCCTTGGTAGAGTCTAA
- a CDS encoding DUF2160 domain-containing protein — protein sequence MNLEWMAWTPVTAGFFTFIILLLIGMTIWEIASPCVARRGFLPLTTTRGDRLFIGLLGSAYIHLTWVGLTDFPLWIATVIAACFLVIMMRWG from the coding sequence ATGAATCTGGAATGGATGGCATGGACACCGGTCACTGCTGGTTTCTTCACCTTCATCATCCTGTTGCTTATAGGTATGACCATCTGGGAAATAGCTTCCCCATGTGTCGCTCGCCGGGGTTTTCTTCCATTGACCACCACACGAGGAGATCGCCTGTTCATTGGACTGCTTGGCAGTGCTTACATACATTTGACATGGGTGGGATTGACTGATTTCCCCCTATGGATCGCAACGGTAATAGCCGCTTGTTTTCTCGTGATCATGATGCGGTGGGGGTAG
- a CDS encoding ABC transporter substrate-binding protein, whose amino-acid sequence MKLRRLLMTGMLTVAFLSLASIGMADMQAAQKWIDSEFQPSTLTKAEQMKEMEWFIKAAAPFKGMEIKVVSETIPTHEYESKVLAKAFYEITGIKVTHDLIQEGDVIEKLQVQFQSGENVFDAYINDSDLIGTHFRGGHVVNLSDWMEGEGKSVTLPTLDIDDFMGKSFTTGPDGKLYQLPDQQFANLYWFRYDWFQNPEYKKAFKAKYGYDLGVPVNWSAYEDIAEFFTEDVREIDGVAIYGHMDYGKKAPDLGWRFTDAWLSMAGAGDKGIPNGKPVDEWGIRVNGCVPVGASVSRGGATNGPAAKYALRKYMEWLRKYAPPGALGMDFYQSLPSLAKGNVAQQIFWYTAFTASMVQEGTPVVNADGTPKWRMAPSPHGPYWEEGQKLGYQDCGAWTLLKSTPIKRRQAAWLFAQFCVAKTVSLKKAHVGLTPIRDSDIRDKSFTERAPKLGGLVEFYRSPARVAWTPTGTNVPDYPKLSQLWWQNIGEAVAGEVTVSTAMDNLAKEQDKIMMRLERAGILGECGPKLNKPRDESYWLNQPGSPKAKLANEKPQGETVDYDKLIEAWKAGKAK is encoded by the coding sequence ATGAAGTTGCGGCGATTACTGATGACGGGGATGCTCACAGTGGCATTCCTCAGCCTGGCCAGCATCGGCATGGCAGATATGCAGGCTGCCCAAAAATGGATCGATAGCGAATTCCAGCCATCGACCTTGACCAAAGCGGAACAGATGAAGGAAATGGAATGGTTCATCAAAGCCGCAGCCCCTTTCAAGGGTATGGAAATCAAGGTCGTCTCAGAAACAATCCCGACCCATGAGTATGAATCCAAGGTACTCGCAAAAGCTTTTTATGAGATTACCGGCATCAAGGTCACACATGACCTGATTCAAGAAGGTGATGTCATTGAAAAACTTCAGGTTCAATTCCAATCCGGCGAAAATGTTTTTGATGCGTACATCAATGATTCCGACTTGATCGGGACACACTTCCGTGGTGGTCATGTTGTCAATCTGTCGGACTGGATGGAAGGGGAAGGTAAGTCCGTGACCCTGCCGACACTCGACATTGACGATTTCATGGGAAAATCATTCACTACCGGCCCGGACGGCAAGCTCTACCAGTTGCCTGACCAACAGTTCGCGAATCTGTATTGGTTTCGGTATGATTGGTTTCAAAACCCCGAATACAAAAAGGCATTCAAAGCCAAGTATGGTTATGATCTTGGCGTCCCTGTGAACTGGTCTGCTTATGAAGACATTGCAGAATTCTTCACGGAAGACGTGAGGGAAATTGATGGTGTCGCCATTTACGGCCATATGGATTACGGCAAAAAAGCACCTGACTTGGGCTGGAGATTTACTGATGCATGGCTCTCCATGGCCGGAGCCGGAGACAAAGGCATTCCCAATGGAAAGCCCGTTGATGAATGGGGGATCCGTGTCAACGGATGCGTCCCTGTCGGTGCTTCTGTCTCTCGTGGTGGAGCAACCAACGGCCCTGCCGCGAAATATGCTCTGCGTAAATATATGGAGTGGCTCCGCAAATATGCCCCCCCAGGCGCTTTAGGCATGGATTTCTATCAATCACTTCCCTCCCTGGCCAAGGGGAATGTCGCCCAGCAAATATTCTGGTACACGGCGTTCACTGCTTCTATGGTTCAGGAAGGTACCCCTGTTGTCAATGCCGATGGCACTCCCAAATGGCGTATGGCCCCCTCTCCGCATGGCCCTTATTGGGAAGAAGGGCAAAAGCTTGGATACCAGGATTGTGGAGCATGGACTCTGCTGAAATCCACACCAATCAAACGACGTCAGGCCGCATGGCTCTTTGCACAATTCTGCGTGGCCAAGACTGTTTCCCTGAAGAAGGCTCATGTCGGACTCACCCCAATCCGAGACTCGGACATTCGAGACAAGTCCTTTACCGAACGCGCTCCCAAACTGGGAGGCCTCGTGGAATTCTACCGTTCACCAGCCCGCGTTGCCTGGACACCGACCGGTACCAATGTTCCCGACTACCCAAAGCTCTCGCAACTTTGGTGGCAGAATATAGGTGAAGCCGTTGCTGGAGAAGTCACGGTTTCCACTGCCATGGATAACTTGGCCAAGGAACAGGACAAGATAATGATGCGACTTGAACGCGCAGGCATCCTCGGCGAATGCGGTCCCAAACTGAATAAACCACGGGATGAATCCTACTGGTTGAACCAACCGGGATCCCCCAAAGCCAAATTGGCCAATGAAAAACCTCAGGGTGAAACAGTCGACTACGACAAACTCATAGAAGCATGGAAGGCAGGCAAAGCCAAGTAA
- a CDS encoding ABC transporter substrate-binding protein, whose translation MGLRISTTMIFLVILLLPAPLLSGCSRDNDIIIGAVIILSTEEGLPLKVEREVLNGMEFAIQRLNAGNGINGRHIKLYYRDCKGDPALAQRQFRELATVSPSAIINIYSHITEALVPLATELQVPQLATLATADGLVENAPYSIRYWPNATAQSCAVLPIVESLQAKKLCLVHIDNTYGNSVAGILGKLLREEGVQTEQIPFKTIDATLEKELSLMEPCDAIHFTCFPQQIGKLAEILRKIRPDTPLIGPNSIASPHFVQLPALDRVHLSAPLIYNPSYPYAVQVGNDYVKEFSRPLSHYSGIGFDMINLLAQILEEAGPTPDAIMETVRAGFVYPGIFGDVVNELGSNDFGFPMYPAQIVNKHVKYMGR comes from the coding sequence ATGGGGTTGAGAATATCTACCACCATGATATTTCTTGTCATACTACTACTTCCAGCGCCTCTCCTGTCTGGGTGTTCGCGGGATAACGACATCATTATCGGTGCAGTTATCATTCTTTCTACTGAAGAAGGACTTCCACTCAAAGTTGAACGAGAAGTCCTTAACGGAATGGAATTCGCGATCCAGAGACTGAATGCCGGGAATGGCATTAACGGACGGCATATCAAACTGTATTATCGCGACTGCAAAGGTGACCCAGCTTTGGCTCAGCGACAATTTCGAGAACTTGCAACAGTTTCTCCATCTGCAATTATCAATATATACAGCCACATAACAGAAGCCTTAGTTCCTTTGGCTACAGAACTACAAGTCCCACAGCTCGCAACTCTGGCCACGGCTGATGGACTGGTGGAAAATGCTCCTTACTCAATACGCTATTGGCCCAATGCCACAGCTCAAAGCTGTGCAGTCCTCCCCATAGTCGAGTCATTGCAGGCAAAAAAGCTATGTCTCGTCCATATCGACAACACATATGGCAATTCCGTTGCTGGAATTCTGGGAAAGCTCTTACGAGAAGAAGGAGTCCAGACTGAACAAATACCTTTCAAAACAATAGACGCAACCCTGGAAAAAGAACTCAGCCTTATGGAGCCATGTGATGCCATCCACTTTACCTGCTTCCCCCAGCAAATCGGAAAACTTGCTGAGATTCTGCGAAAGATACGCCCGGACACACCTCTTATCGGACCGAACAGTATAGCCAGTCCTCATTTTGTTCAGTTACCAGCGTTGGACAGGGTTCACCTTTCTGCCCCCCTCATATATAATCCTTCTTATCCCTATGCAGTACAGGTCGGAAATGATTACGTAAAAGAATTTTCCCGCCCGCTCAGCCATTACTCCGGCATAGGTTTTGACATGATTAACCTCCTGGCTCAGATTTTAGAAGAAGCCGGTCCCACACCTGATGCCATCATGGAAACAGTGCGCGCCGGCTTCGTCTACCCTGGGATATTTGGTGATGTTGTCAATGAACTTGGTTCCAATGATTTTGGATTTCCAATGTACCCTGCTCAGATTGTCAACAAACATGTGAAATACATGGGACGGTAA
- a CDS encoding sensor histidine kinase, which translates to MRLTTRLTLLISAFALFLLVITAFVYQQSYNALKDRIIFDSNLVGDKITDRLHHNFIFTEEYIKFFAITKGADMLSSAKHIGYDELSDQLRQYFINFFETEFGYRLFRDIQLTDYEGNVVASTAPVNENIAHQDWWKEVKEKGTAFSFTKQRSGAKLLTFAVSIVDNKKVTQGVVRANCTMTALVRGGGMEKVEMATRRIDLLTPQGEFLYSTALHRTFAHYADTALFNKIKNGQNSFVHRTKSGLKELIIAKPHLHHHSRDFPWILVLHLDYHKLFEPVLNLRWWIAAGMSALVLTAVIFFIMVKDITSRKEYEQALLKNQQLLQAILEGIEAAVLFIDKETLTITWANTVTEQIFGVPLKIIIGDSCYKYLCPHTEGTKEHQCSALETNNLHAEFKLHRQDNRIIPVIKTVLELEIHDRPHYVVTMFDITARKAIERQLAHAQKLESIGSLAAGIAHEINTPSQFIADNLRFISSSYESLSKLLTLSTAICESEANGHDIEGIAHRMNMLQETIDIKFLLEETPLAIAQSRAGIERITTIVQAMKRFSHPGSDSLRLADINEALKNTSEVCRNEWKYHSEIFFDLQPNLPLVPCLINDINQVFLNLIINAAHAVKKKYEEIQGKGKITIHTEVKGDHIIIQISDNGIGIPKALLERVFDPFFTTKDVGVGTGQGLALSYGIVTDRHKGTIEIQSREGIGTDCTISLPLGKSGEA; encoded by the coding sequence ATGCGCTTGACTACCCGCCTTACTCTTCTGATCAGCGCATTCGCACTTTTTCTCCTCGTTATTACGGCCTTTGTTTACCAGCAAAGCTATAATGCACTGAAGGATCGCATCATTTTCGATAGTAACCTGGTGGGAGACAAAATCACTGACAGACTGCACCATAATTTCATTTTTACTGAAGAATACATCAAATTTTTCGCCATTACGAAAGGAGCGGACATGCTCTCGTCCGCCAAGCATATCGGATATGACGAACTTTCAGATCAGCTAAGACAATACTTCATTAATTTTTTTGAAACCGAATTCGGTTATCGCCTGTTCCGCGATATTCAGTTGACTGACTATGAAGGAAATGTTGTCGCATCCACAGCACCAGTCAACGAAAATATCGCTCACCAGGATTGGTGGAAAGAAGTCAAAGAAAAAGGAACAGCCTTTTCCTTTACCAAACAAAGGAGTGGTGCAAAACTTCTCACATTTGCCGTGAGCATTGTTGATAACAAAAAGGTTACACAAGGTGTGGTTCGAGCCAATTGCACAATGACAGCACTCGTCAGAGGCGGAGGAATGGAAAAAGTCGAAATGGCGACACGCCGAATAGACCTCCTGACGCCTCAAGGTGAATTCCTTTACTCTACAGCCCTACATAGAACTTTTGCCCACTATGCTGATACAGCGTTGTTCAATAAAATCAAGAATGGTCAAAATTCCTTTGTCCATAGAACAAAATCAGGGCTTAAAGAACTGATCATTGCCAAACCACATCTGCATCATCACAGTCGTGATTTCCCTTGGATTCTAGTATTACACCTCGATTACCATAAACTTTTCGAACCTGTTCTCAATCTTCGTTGGTGGATAGCAGCTGGCATGAGTGCGCTCGTTCTCACCGCCGTAATTTTCTTTATTATGGTCAAGGATATTACGAGTCGAAAAGAATACGAACAGGCTCTCCTAAAGAATCAGCAGCTTTTGCAAGCTATTCTCGAAGGCATTGAAGCTGCAGTTCTCTTTATTGATAAGGAGACATTAACTATCACTTGGGCAAATACCGTTACAGAACAGATCTTCGGTGTTCCACTCAAAATTATCATTGGAGATTCCTGCTATAAATACCTCTGCCCTCATACTGAAGGGACAAAAGAACATCAATGCTCTGCCCTTGAAACAAATAATCTGCATGCAGAATTCAAACTGCATAGGCAAGATAATCGTATCATTCCGGTGATCAAAACTGTTCTTGAACTGGAAATACATGATCGCCCCCACTATGTCGTGACCATGTTCGACATAACCGCACGCAAAGCCATCGAACGGCAATTGGCGCATGCCCAAAAGCTTGAAAGTATAGGGAGTCTTGCAGCTGGAATCGCACACGAAATCAATACACCTTCACAATTTATCGCGGATAATCTGCGATTTATCAGTAGTTCCTACGAATCGCTGAGTAAGCTTTTGACACTAAGCACCGCGATCTGTGAATCTGAAGCGAATGGCCATGATATTGAGGGAATAGCCCATAGAATGAATATGTTACAGGAAACTATTGATATCAAGTTTCTGCTCGAAGAAACACCTTTGGCCATTGCCCAATCCAGAGCAGGAATCGAACGGATAACGACTATCGTCCAGGCAATGAAACGATTCTCGCACCCTGGGTCAGACTCACTACGCCTCGCCGATATCAATGAAGCACTAAAGAACACGAGTGAAGTCTGTAGAAATGAATGGAAATATCATTCAGAAATATTTTTTGACCTTCAACCGAATCTTCCTCTTGTGCCTTGTCTCATCAATGACATCAATCAGGTTTTTCTGAATCTGATCATAAATGCGGCTCACGCAGTCAAAAAAAAATACGAAGAAATTCAAGGAAAAGGGAAAATAACAATACATACCGAAGTCAAAGGAGATCATATTATTATTCAGATTAGTGATAATGGTATTGGCATTCCCAAAGCACTGTTAGAAAGAGTCTTTGATCCTTTCTTTACGACGAAAGATGTCGGAGTGGGGACTGGTCAGGGACTCGCTTTAAGCTATGGTATCGTGACGGATCGACACAAAGGCACTATTGAAATACAAAGTCGAGAAGGAATCGGCACTGATTGCACTATCAGTTTACCACTTGGCAAATCCGGAGAAGCCTGA